From a single Apium graveolens cultivar Ventura chromosome 2, ASM990537v1, whole genome shotgun sequence genomic region:
- the LOC141690055 gene encoding uncharacterized protein LOC141690055, whose protein sequence is MVEDPIIFNKYAQNHYNKKRLAIGVWNIDVQSPEKTSSNRFSAEKFLKRVGAKVARALSFVSFKRSSRSKVSSSSLVRSRSYAESVLALDSQRAEAVEDCIEFLNSSSLKKSLFRVYSLVALAHMNDFNCDFKVSVYKAASIFSKQT, encoded by the exons ATGGTAGAAGATCCTATAATCTTCAACAAATATGCACAAAATCACTACAACAAGAAAAGATTAGCAATTGGCGTTTGGAATATCGATGTTCAGTCGCCCGAAAAAACCTCCTCCAATAGATTTTCAGCTGAGAAGTTCCTGAAACGGGTAGGAGCAAAAGTGGCAAGAGCCTTAAGTTTTGTGTCCTTCAAAAGATCATCACGTAGTAAAGTATCTTCGTCGAGTTTGGTGAGGTCGAGATCATATGCAGAGAGCGTATTAGCTCTTGATTCTCAGAGAGCTGAAGCTGTTGAAGATTGCATTGAGTTCTTGAATTCTTCTTCTT TGAAGAAAAGTTTATTCAG AGTATATTCGTTGGTTGCTCTTGCTCATATGAATGATTTTAACTGTGATTTCAAGGTTTCAGTTTACAAGGCTGCGTCAATTTTTTCAAAACAAACATAA